One Streptomyces fagopyri DNA window includes the following coding sequences:
- a CDS encoding response regulator transcription factor, with translation MTSVLVCDDSPLAREALRRAVATVPGVERVTTAANGEEVLRRWGADRSDLILMDVRMPGLGGVETVRRLLSADPGARIIMLTVAEDLDGVALAVAAGARGYLHKDASRAELRATVTQALADPTWRLAPRRLRSAEMGAAPTLTAREIQVLEGMSHGRSNAEIGRELFLSEDTVKTHARRLFKKLGASDRAHAVALGFRWGLVR, from the coding sequence ATGACATCCGTCCTCGTCTGCGACGACTCCCCGCTTGCCCGAGAGGCGCTCCGCCGTGCGGTGGCGACCGTGCCCGGCGTCGAGCGCGTGACGACTGCGGCCAACGGAGAAGAGGTGCTCCGCCGATGGGGCGCCGACCGTTCGGACCTGATTCTGATGGACGTACGCATGCCCGGTCTGGGCGGCGTCGAGACCGTTCGGCGGCTGCTGTCCGCCGACCCCGGTGCGCGCATCATCATGCTCACCGTGGCCGAGGACCTGGACGGTGTGGCGCTCGCCGTCGCCGCCGGGGCCCGCGGCTATCTGCACAAGGACGCCTCCCGGGCGGAGCTGCGCGCGACCGTGACCCAGGCGCTCGCCGACCCGACCTGGCGGCTCGCCCCGCGCAGACTGCGCTCGGCCGAGATGGGTGCCGCGCCCACGCTCACCGCGCGTGAGATCCAGGTGCTCGAAGGCATGAGTCACGGCCGCTCCAACGCGGAGATCGGCCGCGAGCTGTTCCTCTCCGAGGACACCGTGAAGACGCACGCCCGGCGGCTCTTCAAGAAGCTCGGCGCCTCGGACCGCGCGCACGCCGTGGCGCTCGGTTTCCGGTGGGGTCTGGTCCGCTAG
- a CDS encoding WhiB family transcriptional regulator has protein sequence MADFSRLPGPNADLWDWQLLAACRGVDSSLFFHPEGERGAARSARENSAKEVCMRCPVRAQCAAHALAVREPYGVWGGLTEDEREELMGRARNRLVTASATGSGSASNT, from the coding sequence ATGGCAGATTTCTCCCGCCTTCCCGGTCCGAACGCGGATCTCTGGGACTGGCAGCTCCTCGCGGCATGCCGTGGGGTCGACAGCTCGCTCTTCTTCCATCCGGAGGGCGAGCGCGGTGCGGCACGGAGCGCTCGCGAGAACTCGGCCAAAGAGGTCTGTATGCGATGCCCGGTACGCGCTCAGTGCGCCGCTCACGCGCTGGCGGTGCGCGAGCCGTACGGGGTGTGGGGCGGCCTGACCGAGGACGAGCGCGAAGAACTCATGGGACGGGCACGGAATCGCCTGGTGACGGCGTCGGCCACCGGGAGCGGCTCCGCTTCGAACACTTGA
- a CDS encoding LysR family transcriptional regulator, whose translation MIEARHLRVLRAVAATGSFSAAGRELGCTQPAVSQQMKALESSVGTPLLIRTGREMRLTQAGEALARHAAGIIAGLTAAEEEVAAIAGLRAGRVRLVSFPSGSSTLVPTALAALRAAHPGTRVSLEEAEPPESVDKLRDGDCDIALAFRYEGAAGVEEWDDLVVRPLLRDRLVGLVPEGHRLARAGSVTIGELAGEPWIAGCPRCRGQLVEVCRREGFVPRIDFATDDYPAVVGLVGAGLGVAVLPELAIESVRPKGACAVTVEPAVRREIVALTLPDLAQVPAVAATLDQLARAAAR comes from the coding sequence GTGATCGAGGCTCGTCATCTCCGTGTACTGCGCGCCGTCGCCGCCACCGGTTCCTTCTCCGCGGCGGGACGCGAACTGGGCTGCACCCAGCCGGCCGTCAGTCAGCAGATGAAGGCGCTCGAATCGTCCGTCGGCACGCCGCTGCTGATCCGCACGGGCCGTGAGATGCGCCTGACCCAGGCGGGCGAGGCGCTGGCCCGGCACGCCGCCGGCATCATCGCGGGGCTGACCGCCGCCGAGGAGGAGGTCGCCGCGATCGCGGGCCTGCGCGCGGGCCGGGTCCGGCTCGTCTCCTTCCCCAGCGGCAGTTCGACCCTCGTCCCCACGGCCCTGGCCGCCCTGCGCGCCGCGCATCCCGGCACCCGGGTCTCCCTGGAGGAGGCCGAGCCGCCCGAGTCCGTCGACAAGCTGCGCGACGGCGACTGCGACATCGCGCTCGCGTTCCGCTACGAGGGGGCGGCGGGCGTCGAGGAGTGGGACGACCTGGTCGTACGGCCGCTGCTGCGCGACCGGCTGGTCGGGCTGGTCCCGGAGGGGCACCGGCTCGCCCGCGCGGGGTCGGTCACGATAGGCGAACTCGCCGGGGAGCCGTGGATCGCGGGCTGCCCGCGGTGCCGGGGTCAACTCGTGGAGGTCTGCCGCCGCGAGGGCTTCGTGCCCCGCATCGACTTCGCCACCGACGACTATCCCGCGGTGGTCGGGCTGGTCGGCGCGGGTCTCGGCGTCGCGGTGCTGCCGGAGCTCGCGATCGAGTCCGTACGCCCCAAGGGCGCCTGCGCCGTGACCGTGGAGCCGGCGGTACGGCGGGAGATCGTCGCGCTGACGCTGCCGGACCTCGCCCAGGTACCGGCGGTGGCGGCGACGCTGGACCAGTTGGCCCGGGCCGCGGCCCGCTGA
- a CDS encoding MOSC domain-containing protein yields MQLLSLNVGRPLAVPHTDPAVGVTGIDKRPVAGPVRVTAPGPKGVGASGLAGDTVCDLRHHGGDDQAVYAVAREDLDDWERELGRPLVNGAFGENLTTRGLDVSGARIGERWRVGSELVLEVTSGRIPCRTFQEHLGERGWVKRFTRKAAPGAYLRVIEPGEIRAGDPIEVVHRPEHEVTVAVEFRAMTTERELLPRLLAAGPALHPEASAAAEKYVARQGGQLSAQHAGGAAGDNVGTAGAGRV; encoded by the coding sequence ATGCAGCTTCTGTCTCTGAACGTGGGCCGTCCGCTCGCCGTCCCTCACACGGACCCGGCCGTGGGGGTGACCGGTATCGACAAGCGGCCGGTGGCCGGGCCGGTGCGGGTGACGGCGCCCGGCCCCAAGGGGGTCGGTGCGAGCGGTCTGGCCGGGGACACCGTGTGCGACCTGCGCCACCACGGCGGGGACGACCAGGCGGTCTACGCGGTCGCCCGCGAGGATCTCGACGACTGGGAGCGCGAGCTCGGCCGGCCGCTGGTGAACGGCGCCTTCGGCGAGAACCTCACGACGCGGGGGCTCGACGTGTCCGGCGCGCGGATCGGTGAGCGCTGGCGCGTCGGTTCCGAGCTGGTCCTGGAGGTCACCTCCGGACGCATCCCCTGCCGTACGTTCCAGGAGCACCTCGGGGAGCGGGGCTGGGTGAAGCGTTTCACCCGCAAGGCCGCGCCCGGCGCGTATCTGCGGGTGATCGAGCCGGGCGAGATCCGCGCGGGCGACCCGATCGAGGTCGTGCACCGGCCTGAGCACGAGGTGACGGTCGCGGTCGAGTTCCGCGCCATGACGACCGAACGCGAGCTGTTGCCAAGGCTGTTGGCCGCGGGCCCGGCGCTGCATCCGGAGGCGTCGGCGGCGGCCGAGAAGTACGTGGCGCGACAGGGCGGACAGTTGTCGGCACAGCACGCGGGGGGCGCGGCCGGCGACAACGTCGGCACCGCGGGCGCGGGACGCGTGTAA
- a CDS encoding SDR family NAD(P)-dependent oxidoreductase yields the protein MTTALITGSTAGIGAAFARRLAADGHNLVLVARDTERLAEQATELHDRHGIEAEVLTADLATDDGIETVARRLSDRRNPVDLLINNAGFGNKGRYLEVSMADELTMLKVHCEAVLRLTSAATAAMRERGRGGVVNVASVAAFVPRGTYGASKAWVVQFTQGAAKDLAGSGVRLMALAPGFVRTEFHQRAGMGTDNIPNWMWLDADKLVAAALADLARGKTLSIPDPRYKALMGVVKVAPRGLLGGITSKTGRKYGPQ from the coding sequence ATGACAACGGCTCTGATTACGGGATCGACCGCGGGCATCGGCGCCGCCTTCGCGCGCCGCCTCGCGGCTGACGGCCACAACCTCGTGCTGGTGGCGCGCGACACCGAGCGGCTGGCCGAACAGGCGACGGAACTGCACGACCGGCACGGCATCGAGGCGGAGGTGCTGACGGCGGACCTGGCGACGGACGACGGCATCGAGACGGTGGCCAGGCGCCTGAGCGACCGCAGGAACCCGGTCGACCTGCTGATCAACAACGCCGGGTTCGGCAACAAGGGCCGCTATCTGGAAGTGTCGATGGCCGACGAGCTGACCATGCTCAAGGTGCACTGCGAGGCGGTGCTGCGGCTGACGTCGGCCGCGACCGCGGCCATGCGCGAGCGCGGCCGGGGCGGGGTCGTCAATGTGGCGTCGGTGGCCGCGTTCGTCCCGCGGGGTACGTACGGGGCGTCCAAGGCGTGGGTCGTGCAGTTCACGCAGGGCGCGGCGAAGGACCTGGCGGGCAGCGGCGTACGGCTGATGGCGCTGGCCCCGGGCTTCGTGCGCACCGAGTTCCACCAGCGCGCCGGGATGGGCACGGACAACATCCCGAACTGGATGTGGCTCGACGCGGACAAGCTGGTCGCGGCGGCACTCGCGGACCTGGCCCGCGGCAAGACGCTGTCGATCCCCGACCCGCGGTACAAGGCGCTCATGGGTGTGGTGAAGGTGGCGCCGCGCGGGCTGCTGGGCGGGATCACGTCGAAGACGGGGCGCAAGTACGGGCCGCAGTAG
- the groL gene encoding chaperonin GroEL (60 kDa chaperone family; promotes refolding of misfolded polypeptides especially under stressful conditions; forms two stacked rings of heptamers to form a barrel-shaped 14mer; ends can be capped by GroES; misfolded proteins enter the barrel where they are refolded when GroES binds) yields the protein MAKILKFDEDARRALERGVNKLADTVKVTIGPKGRNVVIDKKFGAPTITNDGVTIAREVELDDPYENLGAQLVKEVATKTNDIAGDGTTTATVLAQALVREGLKNVAAGASPALLKKGIDAAVKAVCEELLATARPIDEKSDIAAVAALSAQDSQVGELIAEAMDKVGKDGVITVEESNTFGLELDFTEGMAFDKGYLSPYFVTDQERMEAVLEDPYILIHQGKISSIQDLLPLLEKVIQANASKPLLIIAEDVDGEALSTLVVNKIRGTFNAVAVKAPGFGDRRKAMLGDLATLTGGQVIAEEVGLKLDQVGLDVLGTARRVTVTKDDTTVVDGGGDHDAVVGRVNQIKAEIENTDSDWDREKLQERLAKLAGGVCVIKVGAATEVELKEKKHRLEDAISATRAAVEEGIVSGGGSALVHAVKVLEGNLGKTGDEATGVAVVRRAAVEPLRWIAENAGLEGYVITSKVAELDKGQGFNAATGEYGDLVKSGVIDPVKVTRSALENAASIASLLLTTETLVVEKPAEEEADAGHGHGHGHSH from the coding sequence ATGGCGAAGATCCTGAAGTTCGACGAGGACGCCCGTCGCGCCCTTGAGCGCGGCGTCAACAAGCTTGCCGACACCGTCAAGGTGACGATCGGCCCCAAGGGCCGCAACGTCGTCATCGACAAGAAGTTCGGCGCCCCCACCATCACCAACGACGGCGTCACCATCGCCCGCGAGGTCGAGCTCGACGACCCGTACGAGAACCTCGGCGCCCAGCTGGTGAAGGAGGTGGCGACCAAGACCAACGACATCGCGGGTGACGGTACGACCACCGCCACCGTGCTGGCCCAGGCGCTCGTCCGCGAGGGCCTGAAGAACGTCGCCGCGGGTGCTTCCCCGGCGCTGCTCAAGAAGGGCATCGACGCCGCGGTCAAGGCCGTGTGCGAGGAGCTCCTCGCGACCGCCCGACCGATCGACGAGAAGTCCGACATCGCCGCCGTCGCCGCCCTGTCCGCGCAGGACAGCCAGGTCGGCGAGCTCATCGCCGAGGCGATGGACAAGGTCGGCAAGGACGGTGTCATCACCGTCGAGGAGTCCAACACCTTCGGTCTGGAGCTGGACTTCACCGAGGGCATGGCCTTCGACAAGGGCTACCTGTCGCCGTACTTCGTGACGGACCAGGAGCGCATGGAGGCCGTCCTCGAGGACCCGTACATCCTCATCCACCAGGGCAAGATCTCCTCCATCCAGGACCTGCTGCCGCTGCTGGAGAAGGTCATCCAGGCCAACGCCTCCAAGCCGCTGCTGATCATCGCCGAGGACGTCGACGGCGAGGCGCTGTCGACCCTGGTCGTCAACAAGATCCGCGGCACGTTCAACGCCGTCGCCGTGAAGGCCCCCGGCTTCGGTGACCGCCGCAAGGCCATGCTGGGCGACCTCGCCACCCTCACCGGCGGTCAGGTCATCGCCGAGGAGGTCGGCCTCAAGCTCGACCAGGTCGGTCTGGACGTGCTGGGCACCGCCCGCCGCGTGACGGTCACCAAGGACGACACCACCGTCGTCGACGGTGGCGGCGACCACGACGCCGTCGTGGGCCGCGTCAACCAGATCAAGGCCGAGATCGAGAACACGGACTCCGACTGGGACCGCGAGAAGCTCCAGGAGCGCCTCGCGAAGCTGGCCGGCGGCGTGTGCGTGATCAAGGTCGGCGCCGCCACCGAGGTGGAGCTCAAGGAGAAGAAGCACCGTCTGGAGGACGCCATCTCCGCGACCCGCGCCGCGGTCGAGGAGGGCATCGTCTCCGGTGGTGGCTCCGCGCTCGTCCACGCCGTGAAGGTCCTCGAGGGCAACCTCGGCAAGACCGGCGACGAGGCCACGGGTGTCGCGGTCGTCCGCCGCGCCGCCGTCGAGCCGCTGCGCTGGATCGCCGAGAACGCCGGCCTGGAGGGCTACGTCATCACCTCCAAGGTCGCCGAGCTCGACAAGGGCCAGGGCTTCAACGCCGCGACCGGCGAGTACGGCGACCTGGTCAAGTCCGGTGTCATCGACCCGGTCAAGGTCACCCGCTCCGCTCTGGAGAACGCCGCCTCCATCGCCTCCCTGCTCCTCACGACCGAGACCCTGGTCGTCGAGAAGCCGGCCGAGGAAGAGGCCGACGCGGGCCACGGCCACGGCCACGGGCACTCCCACTGA
- the groES gene encoding co-chaperone GroES, with the protein MTTTSSKVAIKPLEDRVVVQPLDAEQTTASGLVIPDTAKEKPQEGVVLAVGPGRFENGERLPLDVSTGDIVLYSKYGGTEVKYNGEEYLVLSARDVLAIIEK; encoded by the coding sequence GTGACGACCACCAGCTCCAAGGTTGCCATCAAGCCGCTCGAGGACCGTGTCGTGGTCCAGCCGCTGGACGCCGAACAGACCACGGCCTCTGGCCTGGTCATCCCGGACACCGCGAAGGAGAAGCCCCAGGAGGGCGTCGTCCTCGCCGTGGGCCCGGGCCGCTTCGAGAACGGCGAGCGCCTGCCGCTCGACGTCAGCACCGGCGACATCGTGCTGTACAGCAAGTACGGCGGCACCGAGGTGAAGTACAACGGCGAGGAGTACCTCGTCCTCTCGGCCCGCGACGTGCTCGCGATCATCGAGAAGTAA
- a CDS encoding polysaccharide deacetylase family protein, whose protein sequence is MRGGSPAAGTRTRAWAGAALAAVLATVLLAGCAQSVDPIERLGKKAAQEVRRTRPHGPAAATYRRWGLSAPLAPAPRPPARSGVRRDRTGLVPVVGRVPTHDKVVFLTYDDGAERDPRFVDMVRELRLPVSMFLTDSVVGPGYGHFARLREVGASVQNHTLDHASLRGLPYAGQRAEICGQQEKLKARFGIRPRLFRPPYGTYDTTTLRAAADCGVTAVVLGREADSHRLRPGDILSGFEEPNLTAATTRLLRRIQAEGFTPARLENYL, encoded by the coding sequence GTGAGAGGTGGTTCGCCCGCCGCGGGCACCCGGACGCGCGCGTGGGCGGGCGCCGCGCTGGCCGCGGTGCTCGCCACCGTCCTGCTGGCCGGCTGCGCGCAGTCCGTCGACCCGATCGAGCGCCTGGGCAAGAAGGCCGCGCAGGAGGTGCGCAGGACCCGCCCGCACGGCCCGGCGGCGGCGACGTACCGGCGCTGGGGGCTGTCCGCCCCGCTCGCGCCGGCACCGCGCCCGCCCGCCCGCAGCGGCGTCCGCCGCGACCGGACGGGACTGGTCCCGGTCGTCGGCCGTGTGCCCACCCACGACAAGGTGGTCTTCCTGACGTACGACGACGGCGCCGAGCGCGATCCGCGCTTCGTCGACATGGTCCGCGAACTCAGGCTGCCCGTCAGCATGTTCCTCACGGACAGTGTCGTCGGGCCCGGCTACGGGCACTTCGCGCGGCTGCGGGAGGTCGGCGCCAGCGTGCAGAACCACACCCTCGACCACGCCTCGCTGCGCGGACTGCCGTACGCGGGCCAGCGGGCCGAGATCTGCGGCCAGCAGGAGAAGCTCAAGGCCCGCTTCGGCATCCGCCCCCGGCTCTTCCGGCCCCCCTACGGCACCTACGACACCACCACCCTGCGCGCCGCCGCCGACTGCGGGGTCACGGCCGTCGTCCTGGGCAGGGAGGCCGACTCCCACCGGCTGCGCCCCGGCGACATCCTGTCCGGCTTCGAGGAGCCGAACCTCACCGCGGCGACCACCAGACTCCTGCGCCGCATCCAGGCGGAGGGCTTCACCCCGGCGCGCCTGGAGAACTACCTCTGA
- a CDS encoding class I SAM-dependent methyltransferase: MNDVSFASLLTPEGHALLDEVRGTEPAQELAVATRLRRTHPAELVSAALGQARLRRRAAAKFGTEDAERMFFTPNGVEQSTRTTVAAHRAERLRALGVRSVADLCSGIGGDAIALARAGIRVLAVDRDPLTAAAARANADALGLSGLIEVREADVTEIDTAPYDAVFVDPARRGGRAGGRIFDPEAYSPPLSWAVGAARKAAVAALKIAPGIPHETVPAEAEAEWISDGGDVKEAVLWFGTEPGLVRATLLPGPRVLRGRGLPDPPVRPVGRYLYEPDGAVIRAHLVAEAAAELDGGLLDETIAYITADSLRPTPYATAYEITDRLPFNVKKLRALLREREVGVLTVKKRGSAVEPEELRRKVKPQGPHAATVFLTRVAGAPTMLIGHPAPRHPA, translated from the coding sequence GTGAACGACGTCTCCTTCGCCTCCCTGCTCACCCCCGAGGGCCACGCGCTGCTCGACGAGGTGCGCGGCACCGAACCGGCCCAGGAACTGGCCGTCGCCACCCGGTTGCGCCGCACCCATCCGGCCGAGCTGGTCTCGGCGGCGCTCGGGCAGGCGCGGCTGCGCCGGCGGGCGGCGGCGAAGTTCGGCACCGAGGACGCGGAGCGGATGTTCTTCACTCCGAACGGGGTCGAGCAGTCCACCCGCACGACGGTCGCCGCACACCGAGCGGAGCGTCTGCGTGCCCTCGGTGTGCGCTCGGTCGCCGACCTCTGTTCCGGCATCGGCGGCGACGCGATCGCGCTGGCCCGCGCCGGGATACGCGTCCTCGCCGTCGACCGGGACCCCCTGACGGCGGCCGCCGCCCGCGCGAACGCCGACGCGCTCGGACTCTCCGGTCTGATCGAGGTGCGCGAGGCCGATGTCACGGAGATCGACACGGCCCCGTACGACGCCGTCTTCGTGGACCCGGCACGGCGGGGCGGCAGGGCGGGCGGAAGGATCTTCGACCCCGAGGCGTACTCACCGCCGCTCTCCTGGGCGGTCGGGGCCGCCCGGAAAGCGGCCGTCGCCGCGCTGAAGATCGCTCCGGGCATCCCGCACGAGACGGTCCCCGCCGAGGCGGAGGCCGAGTGGATCTCGGACGGCGGGGACGTGAAGGAGGCCGTGCTGTGGTTCGGCACGGAGCCGGGTCTGGTGCGGGCCACCCTGCTGCCCGGCCCGCGCGTCCTGCGCGGCCGCGGTCTGCCCGATCCCCCGGTGCGGCCGGTGGGGCGCTATCTCTACGAGCCCGACGGCGCCGTGATCCGCGCCCATCTGGTCGCCGAGGCGGCCGCGGAACTCGACGGCGGGCTCCTCGACGAGACCATCGCGTACATCACGGCGGACTCGCTGCGCCCGACCCCGTACGCCACCGCGTACGAGATCACCGACCGGCTTCCCTTCAACGTGAAGAAGCTGCGGGCACTGCTGAGGGAGCGGGAGGTCGGGGTGCTGACGGTGAAGAAGCGCGGCTCGGCGGTCGAGCCGGAGGAACTGCGCAGGAAGGTCAAACCACAGGGTCCGCACGCGGCCACCGTCTTTCTGACCAGGGTCGCGGGAGCGCCCACGATGCTGATCGGCCACCCGGCCCCGCGGCACCCCGCCTGA
- a CDS encoding RNA polymerase sigma factor, with amino-acid sequence MEHQPAVTPSGADGIVETIFRIESPRIIAGVTRVVRDVGIAEELAQDALVAALEQWPRDGVPDNPGAWLMATAKHRAIDLVRRRERYARKLEEIGRDLETTVPFEEPSDPDDIDDDLLRLVFTACHPVLSAEARIALTLRLLGGLTTPEIARAFLAPEPTIAQRIVRAKRTLATKGVPFEVPYGPDREARLGSVLEVIYLVFNEGYAATAGDDLLRPALCEEALRLGRVLAELMPKEPEVHGLVALLELQESRAAARTGPSGVPVLLRDQNRRRWNRLLIRRGFAALARANAVSTGAPGPYALQAAIAASHAQAYTYEDTDWRQIATLYGLLAARSPSPVVELNRAVAVSMTDGPGPALAIVDTLAAEPALRDYHLLPSVRGDLLARLGRTREARAEFERAADLARNERERDLLRARAEECR; translated from the coding sequence GTGGAACACCAGCCCGCCGTCACCCCGTCCGGCGCCGACGGGATCGTGGAGACGATCTTCCGGATCGAGTCGCCCCGGATCATCGCCGGCGTCACCCGAGTCGTCCGGGACGTCGGCATCGCCGAGGAACTGGCCCAGGACGCCCTGGTCGCGGCGCTGGAGCAGTGGCCGCGTGACGGGGTCCCGGACAACCCCGGCGCCTGGCTCATGGCCACGGCCAAGCACCGCGCGATCGACCTCGTACGCCGCCGCGAGCGATACGCGCGCAAACTGGAGGAGATCGGGCGCGATCTGGAGACGACCGTCCCCTTCGAGGAACCCTCCGACCCCGACGACATCGACGACGACCTGCTCCGGCTCGTGTTCACCGCCTGCCATCCCGTGCTGTCGGCGGAGGCCCGCATCGCCCTCACGCTGCGCCTGCTCGGCGGACTGACCACGCCGGAGATCGCCCGCGCCTTCCTCGCGCCGGAGCCGACGATCGCCCAGCGCATCGTGCGCGCCAAACGGACGCTGGCGACGAAGGGGGTCCCCTTCGAGGTCCCCTACGGCCCGGACCGCGAGGCCAGGCTCGGCTCGGTCCTGGAGGTCATCTACCTCGTCTTCAACGAGGGGTACGCGGCCACGGCGGGCGACGACCTGCTGCGCCCCGCGCTGTGCGAGGAAGCGCTCCGGCTGGGCCGCGTCCTCGCCGAGCTGATGCCCAAGGAGCCCGAGGTGCACGGGCTCGTCGCGCTGCTGGAGCTCCAGGAGTCCCGCGCGGCCGCCCGCACCGGCCCCTCGGGCGTGCCGGTCCTCCTCCGGGACCAGAACCGCCGCCGCTGGAACCGCCTGCTGATCCGCCGCGGTTTCGCCGCCCTGGCCCGCGCCAACGCCGTCAGCACCGGCGCCCCGGGCCCGTACGCCCTCCAGGCGGCCATCGCCGCCAGCCACGCCCAGGCGTACACGTACGAGGACACGGACTGGCGGCAGATCGCCACCCTGTACGGGCTCCTCGCGGCACGCTCCCCGTCGCCCGTCGTCGAACTCAACCGCGCCGTCGCCGTGTCGATGACGGACGGTCCGGGCCCCGCCCTGGCCATCGTGGACACGCTCGCGGCCGAACCCGCCCTGCGCGACTACCACCTGCTGCCCAGCGTCCGCGGGGACCTGCTGGCCCGGCTCGGGCGTACGCGGGAGGCGCGGGCGGAGTTCGAACGGGCCGCGGACCTGGCCCGCAACGAACGCGAGCGGGACCTGCTCCGGGCGCGCGCGGAAGAGTGCCGTTAG
- a CDS encoding YciI family protein, producing MPRYLSLVRIDENNAPAEGPSPELMQRMGELIEEITKAGVMLDTAGLTPSAQGRRVHWEGGQLSVTDGPFTESKEVVGGYALMQCKDMAEAIEWTKRFLKTHEEHWTVTCEVREIAEG from the coding sequence ATGCCCCGCTACCTGTCCCTGGTCCGTATCGACGAGAACAACGCCCCCGCCGAGGGCCCGAGCCCCGAGCTGATGCAGCGGATGGGCGAGCTGATCGAGGAGATCACCAAGGCGGGGGTCATGCTCGACACCGCCGGACTGACGCCGTCCGCGCAGGGCAGGCGGGTGCACTGGGAGGGCGGACAGCTGTCCGTCACCGACGGGCCCTTCACCGAGTCCAAGGAGGTCGTCGGCGGCTACGCGCTCATGCAGTGCAAGGACATGGCCGAGGCGATCGAGTGGACCAAGCGGTTCCTGAAGACGCACGAGGAGCACTGGACGGTGACCTGCGAGGTGCGGGAGATCGCCGAGGGCTGA
- a CDS encoding class I SAM-dependent methyltransferase, translated as MPFDHNDHYHRLLLRKLPTHGRTALDVGCGTGRFARRLAARGYTVDAVDPSAKVIAEAERIGGGPRFRRTDAASAALPKAHYDVITCLASLHHMPFRTVTRFRDALAPGGTLLVLGCYAGHTWWDLAAVPANAVARAGVSAGERLRGSGPTVVPAPVRAPRMSLTAVRGEASRLLPGARVRQLLYWRYLLTYRVT; from the coding sequence ATGCCCTTCGACCACAACGACCACTACCACCGGCTCCTGCTGCGGAAACTGCCCACGCACGGGCGGACCGCGCTGGACGTCGGCTGCGGCACCGGCCGCTTCGCGCGGCGGCTCGCCGCGCGCGGCTACACGGTGGACGCCGTCGACCCGTCCGCGAAGGTGATCGCCGAGGCCGAACGGATCGGCGGCGGGCCCCGGTTCCGGCGGACGGACGCCGCCTCCGCGGCGCTGCCGAAGGCGCACTACGACGTCATCACCTGCCTCGCGAGCCTGCATCACATGCCCTTCCGCACGGTGACCAGGTTCCGCGACGCGCTGGCGCCCGGCGGGACGCTGCTGGTGCTGGGCTGCTACGCGGGACACACCTGGTGGGATCTCGCGGCGGTGCCCGCCAACGCGGTGGCACGGGCCGGGGTGTCGGCGGGCGAACGGCTGCGCGGGAGCGGGCCCACGGTGGTCCCGGCCCCGGTGCGCGCGCCGCGGATGTCGCTGACCGCCGTCCGTGGCGAGGCGAGCCGTCTGCTGCCGGGCGCCCGCGTCCGGCAGCTTCTCTACTGGCGTTATCTGCTGACGTACAGGGTCACTTGA